The Vitis vinifera cultivar Pinot Noir 40024 chromosome 18, ASM3070453v1 region AGACTCGAGATTAATTATATGTCGTGTCTCGATTTCGTCCTCGTTCCAGAAACTGCGCTCTCCAATTACTAAAACACCCCTGATTTTGGGGTGGGCCACAGTTCTTCACGAATGGTTCTACACAATGGAGGGACTTGTTCTAAGAGGAAAGGGTACTATTACGAAGTCCACTAAAAActtaataaagtaataatcatGTTATCGCTTCTATTCTATTCTTACGAGATAAGTATGTTAAAGGGCAGATGAAGGTAATAATGCTCATAAAGACGTCCAAATTGGTATAATTACTCTAAGGGATGGAGCAGATTTTTACTATCATGGTGTGACGAGAGTGTGTGGATATGTGCTATATATAATGGATTTTAttgttgttttgaaaaatatagtaTAGCTACAAAGAATATTGGTTTGAATTTTAGTAGGTTAAGGAAAAGTTATGGCACTCATATTCAGCGTAACAACTTAATATTGTAGATGcacatattatttatttatttcttaactAGAATCAAGCTATTGCACTTAAATTTTCACTCATGGTTTGATATTTAAACTTATTacctttcacaattttttattttaggtcTAGCCATCCTCATTGttttttccattcttctcttctttctaaaactttcttctttttttttttttgtaaatacaAGAACTTGTTGAGGACTATGAATTTTCTTCCCCATTAATCGTTTTTGAAATAATGATCTTTTCATTTTGCGCCCAATTATGCCAAATTAATGTATTTTGGAATATAAAGTTTTGGCCtatctttttttggttttttggttttttcccttaaatatctctctctctcctttttttttttttttttttggttggaaAACTTGTGAAATTTCGTTCCATACAATTTTGATACTGGAATGGTTGTTGAGATTTCCTTTGCTccaaatgaaaatgaatgatACATCTGactttgaataaaatgataCATCTTGTCATTCTAGGAAACTGATGGCGGCTTTGCTGACTATTATTCGTTCATGAATTTTCCAGGAAGAGTCAAGACTCGAGATTAGTTATCTGTCGTGTCTCGATTTCGTCCTCGTTCCAGAAACTGCGCTCTCCAATTACTAAAACACCCCTGATTTTGGGGTGGGCCACAGTTCTTCACGAATGGTTCTACACAATGGAGGGAGTTGTTCTAAGAGGAAAGGGTACTATTACGAAGTCCACCAAAAActtaataaagtaataattatgTTATCACTTTTATTCTATTCTTACGAGATAATTATGTTAAAGGGCAGATGAAGGTAATAATGCTCATAAAGGCGTCCAAATTGGTATAATTACTCTAAGAGATGGAacaaatttctaaattattgtTAAGAATATGTACAAATTTTGTCATTTAAAAATGCCCGACATACTCTTAataagatttttgaaaaattagataTGGAGACTCTCATGCCAGGTCTAAATAGTTGAGGTGACAATTCTGTAAATGGGAAAGGGATTTAAATAAGTGACACGTAAGCCTACATTGAGCTTAAGTTTCTTAAGCTTACAAGAAGCTAACCTATAAATATCTTCCTTAAGGGTAAGGGCTTTAGTCTTGCATTCCATTTACTAAGAGAGAGAAAACCCTAGCCACCAACCCTCTTACAGGTTTCCACCTTTCTGTGTTAGGATCTAGAAAAAGCCATTGGGTGGAGGATTGTTGAGTTTATGATTTCTTTTATAGATTTAACACATTATCCATCGAtaggatttgatttgggaacatcttaACCAGTTATTTACTTCTATGTTGTATGAGATTACCAAAGCTTAATTACCTAGTGATCTTGGTtgagaaaaactagagaaaaaatcattataacCTTTAGTATTCTGGGTTATCATCCTAAGGAACTAGAACATTTAACTAATCTTGTCTAGATCAAATCAAGTAATGACCTTTGTTGGCATATTGGAGGGTTGGCCgcatccatcaactccccttgtaTTCTCCGTGGGCGCTTAGAGGGatgcactataaggttaggATATGCGTTTTTCCTAAaaacaattgcttttaggagagttggtagtgCCTAAGgtcctacaagtggtatcagagccaatgTTATGAGTTCGAACCCCATGGGTGTCGCTGGGGGGAGATTGTTGACTGATCGGAGGGTTTTGGTTGGGTCCATCAACTCCCTTTGTGTTCACCATGGGTGCTTGGGTGAAGACACAATAAGGGTAGGGTATGCGCCTTTCCTAACAACAATTGCTTTTAGAAGAATTGGTAGCGTCTGAGGTCCTACAACccttaaatgaaaaattgattgattaacAAATTGAATTgttaattgagaaaaaaaataataaactagtTTGGAAATTTTCACAAATCTAGTTTCTGACTAGGGACTAAGGAATAACAAGTActaattaaagaatttttagTCTCTTAAGATTGAATCACTAATATAGGCCATCCAAGTCTGGaaccatattttaaaacttaaaattctTTCTTTAAGAGTCTTTTAATAAGTAATatgataaaaagttttaatCTTTAAGGCATTTAACTTGACATTGATTTGGtaaattttccttaattatcaGTCACATAGGATCAGACTAAGTTAATCATTGATCATAAAGTTTTACATATTAAAGGATCCTTAGTATGCATCCTCTATATATCTCTAACATAGACGAACTAACAAAAgatggaaaacaattttctcaataaaaatattttgcacTTGCATATAATGCAAAACTAATCAAACTATTCTATATATCTttaattgttttgtaaaatacttcaagaaatatttaaaaatatctcaaatttattctaaaaataatttactttaaaagaattttaataaaatgcatttagtaaaatacatttttttaaaataaaagtatactttaaaaaataaataactattttcAACTATAGTTCAACTAAAAAACTGATATTGTACTTTCAGTGAAAGCAATGTAACACTAGAAGATTGCTAAAGGGTGGATCCAAGTTTTGATGTAGTCTTTTGTAAGTAGGGATGACAATTTTGTGGGTTACCTAGGTAACTCGCCCTACTCTGCCCTTATTGGGATGggtatgaaatataaaaaacgGGTATAGGTCAGGTATGGGGATATTTTAAAAACCTGAATTGGGTTTGGGATGGGTATGAATTTTGCTCTAACTAGTCTCACCCCAACCCAAATATAAATTGACAAAATTATCCTTTAACTAGTAGTAAAATGCCAAAAACTTCCCAGTACATATATacttcattcttcccatttGCCCTAATTCCAACGATcacttcttctccttctttctcTGATGTAGTGCTTGAAACCCTATATACAAGATCAATACcacttcttctttctctttcacACCAATTGAAATACTCTGAAATCAATTCCATCTTGCTCTTAGTTTAGCCTCAACACCCAAAACTCCTTTATTGTGACATCAAACTGGTCATAGACCCTGATCTCTTTGCCCTAAATATGAGTAACACAATCATCTAGAGCATCACCTCGAAGTCTTTGTCCAAGAGCACAACTCAAGAGGAACGCAAAAGCCTTTGAAGTAGCGTTTTTTATGAAGTCTTAGTTCAAATATTCACTTGAAGAGGGATTCAAATCCTTGGCTAATGTTGACCCATGTTCTTGTTTGGTTCATTGCTCATTTTGTTCTCTTGTAAATTGTTtagatgatttattttattttattttttgtattttgcattgattttcaatcattttaactAATTATGGACTTAAGATTATTGATTGTTGTGGTGTTAATTTGaactttgatattattttttcatatttggtataTTATCAGAATCTTGTTATTTTGTAGTGAAAGGAAAATGCATTTAGGTATGATGTCTACTCATTACCAGTTAGGGTTAGGGCTTAAATGATATATAGGATGGGGTGGGGTTATTAATCCTTTTGTTAACTGGGATGGGAGCTAATCAACTTGCCTCGACACGGGTTTGTGTCGAGGATGGAAAATAATTGTGTATTCGGGGGTGGGAATAGGATAGGAATGACATGTCCCAAACCCGTCCTGTTGTCATTCCTATTTGTAAGTCATGGATTCTAAACCCTGAATCCAAGTTTCAGAATGTTCAATTAGCAAGTTTTATTTTGTAACCATTCCTTTAATTTCCTTCACAAATTGTGACCATTGATTGATAaagttttgaggaaaaaaatttatttaaaaaatccaaaaaatagaTACTCTCccaaattaattcttaaattaGTTTTTCTCATCCACATGAATATTCACATCATAAAACTATAGTTTGTaactataatttaatatatatatatatatatatatatatatatatatatatatatatatatatatatatatatatatatatatatatatatatttataaattggtCAAAATTACCaactatgattttaaatttaaatttaaaaccataattAGTGACTATGATTttagagataatttaaaacCATATTACCAACTACAGGTTCTatgtttaacaaaaatttagaaCCGTAGTAACTAATTATAGTTTtatgattagaaaaaaaatcaaaattctcagGTGATGTGAATGTACAAATGATTGATATACActagtttgaaaattattttggtaacagttatattttattgattttttttccaattatatTATTCTTGCTCAAAACTCTTGTTGATCTATGTACTTGGCCATTGCCAGGTCCACCTTGAttattaaaaggaaaagaaaaaaaaaagattaaaaatcaaGGGTTTAATCttgggatttttttattcttcattcaAATATTCAAGTACTTCATATAATTAACTTTTTAAGATTACTAGCAAAATTTCTATTATGGCTTCTTGTTTCCTAGtcctttttctaaaatatttaatataagattatatcaaaatattcgTGAATATATGGAAAGAAAGGTTATGAAGATACAACAATTAAACTTTTACAAATGTTGCACACTtgttaaatagttttaatttgttaaaaaaggaagttttgaaaaaacatttttaaaataagaaatataataaaaagagataaacctaattttagaaaattaggaaaaatttgaaacctttttaatctaaaaatttacttttttttttctaattaatttccatcctaaaaatgttttttcttttccatcctAAAAAAAGTTTCTGCATGTTTATGTCTAACTTTCTCGTAGAGATTAATCACATCACAATTTATTTCCATTGTTTTTATCcggggttatttgattaaaattgatgaaatcattctcattttgtaaatttaacccttgacttttttttaatcctaaaaaatatctattttgaataaaaatactcttattttttctaaaaataacattttctttcgaaacatatatgtaaataatcaatatattaaagggtatttatgttaaaaataggttaattttttaaaacaaaaaaatggagaagactAGATTTACAAATATGAGatctttttatatctttttaatcaattaattatttatccaaAGCCATTatatgaccaaaaaaaaaaaaaaaaggtcaaaactTAAGGGATTAATCTATATAAAgatttctttataattcaatGCAATGTTCAAGCcatataaattgatttatctATAATGAGAATCTGGATTTTATACATATCCTTAAAAAAAGTAATCTTGACAAACGAACAATTACAACTTTACTTACCACGTGTATACATAAAAGGATCACCAAACACAACTGCTTTAACTCACCAAGATTGTCGCCCTTTAAAGGAAGGGAATACTCTTCTTGGGTGTAAACTTGGAGATGATCCGATAGAGCCAACTTGTCAACGCGTTCGTGGTGGTAGGATTTGCAAACGAAGTAGATAATAGTCTGAATGACACGTTCAAAGAGACCCAACAACAAAAATAACGATAAGCACACATTTGCATAAGCCACCCTATTCACCATGCCCAGTGACTCTCCGTTCACCACCACCCTCTCCAATGCCTTCTGTAACACGTAATGGAGTAAACCCAGATTCAAGAAGATGAGGGTTGACACACCCACCTTGCCTTTAATCAGTTGGTTACTCCTTTTCATGGCTTGAAACCCATATGAGTCCTCCAACACTGATATTGTGCTAGCCAATTGCCAAACTACGCTCATGTAAAGAAGACCCATCAAGTATAACACCACCACAACCAGCAAAATCGACATTCCCACATTAGTATTTGGGCCAAATGCAATCAACACTGCTGCTAAAGCGAAGACCAGAAAGGCAACCACGTGGTAAGTACAGACAACCAGAAAGATGGTGAAGGATGTGAGCATGAGTCTCTTCAAGACATTTGGCACTACGCTCGTAACCATCCTAAAAGTCACTTTTCTACCGGAGTAGATGCAGGCCATGGTGTAAACTATGGCGGACGTGGATAGGAGGGAGAAGAGGAAAGAGTAGATGGTGTATGTAACCTGCTGGAGAAGCCAATAGGAAGCGGATGGGAACGAGAGAAGATCAAATATGTTGGTGTGGTTGGAAGTGGGGACTTGAGTTTCAGCCAAATCCTTTTTATCCTGATCAACGATTTTGGGGAGGAGAGAGTTGGATAAATGGGTGTTGACCAAGGAAATGAAGAACAGTGGGAGGATATAGGCAAGGATGATTTGGGTGAATATCTTCCTCCATGGGAGGATGATCTGGAAGGCTTTTCTGTAGATGCCAAATGCCCCTAGAGACTTCATTTCTTCCTGTTCTACCTCCATTACTTCAACTAAAATTTTGTTGCAAAGAGGAAGTGATCAAAAATCAGGTTGATGGGTGGAGAAAGGCTTCCACAGAGAACGAATTTGATCAACAATTGATACAGGCTTGTATTTATAAAGACGCATCCAGGGGCATTTTATGAAACTGATGGTGGTTTCCTTACGCGTATTCGTTGACGAAGTTTCCAGGAAGAGAGTCGAGACTAGACCTCTACCGCGTCTCCACTTCATACTCCCTCTATGGAGGGAGTTTTTTTAAGAGGAAAGACTATAAGTCCACCAAAAacttaaaaagtcaaaaaaaaaaaaaaaagtcaaaggaGAACGTTGAATTGATGATATGCTGTGAAGAAGTCAGAAATTCCTACTCATCGGCTTCAATAACTTCCACCAGCTAGGGAAATTGGGCTAAACTACGAAGATGTAGTCATAGACCTCAAGTGGGCTGGTGCAAGGTCAGTTTTTCGCCCCCAAAATCTAGTTTGGATAGCCCGTActataaaaacacattttaCATGTCATCAAGAGTGCCTTTAGCAATCATTccaaaaaaactgtttttattcttttttttttttttttttttttttttttttttttttttttttcgttttttttttaacacttcaatgataaatttttttaaatgttaaaaatataagaaatatttcttaaaaccACGATGAAGCGGACTTAAACTAATGTTTGCTCAAATCTCTCACCCATTgatttttaactcttttatttttttaatcttgggTTGAAAAGGGATCATCCTCGagttaatgaatataaattttggTTGATGCGTTTCCAAGATTAAGTTAGTTGGCAGAACATGAAATTGGATCAGCCAAATCTGAAGGATGACAAAActttaaaactcaaaataatatttttaatcgtatttttacttatttatttggtTATGTTTATTATTAAGTGTTAGAATTTCTGTTATTATTTGTTCtaaaaaggagaaaatgaaTTGGAGAAATCGAATACAAAATCCGAAAGCACGATTTTTATTGAAAAGGAAAGAAGGCAGCAGAATTCAAAAGAACAAAGAGAACATGAGCTGCCAGGTggaggaaaggaaaaagaaaaggaaagaatgaaagaaCAGAGAGAAGGAAAGAAGACAGAATATTTGTGTTGCTGTGCTAATTTTGGTAGGAGGCGGCCTTCAACAGcgtttttttcctctttaaggAGACTTTCAGCGGAGTTTCTCGTAAGGAAAGCAGCAGGATTCATTCTGAGGGTTGAAATCAGAATAGGGTGAAGGAGGAGACTGGGAGACCGAGAACTGAAACTGGGAGACATCCATAACCATTGCAAATTATCCGAACCGAACCCGCCATCATCTCACGCCAGGAACAAATCCTCTAACACAACACCATCAACCAAATCTGGCCTTGCAACTTCTGCAGCTAGAGTAAGAGACATGGAAGAAGTGGTAATCATTTTAGGAGCTGACTGTTGAGAAGTGTCTCAGATTCTTAATTGaagtatatatatttgtaaaagaaatattatatatatacaaaatatttctTAAGTTTATATATGATTGTAATTAGAGTCCTTATAGACCAAGGAGGAAAAAATCGGAAAAAATCGGcgaaatatcgccgatatatcgcgtGTCGGCGGGTGGCGAAACGACACATGGAGGAGATAAGTCGGCCGGACGATTTTTCGCAAAAAATCGCcaaaaaatcgccgatatatcggcgacaCAGGATAAATCGgcgattttatgaaaaaatcgCCTGAGAATCCCGTGTGTCGCCGAtttatcggcgatatatcgccgattttttgCGAAAAATCGCCCCCTCTCTCCAGCGTGATCTGATGGCCCAGATCACGCCCGTGTTGATCCAACGCCCAGATTTGAATCCCAACGTTAACAAAGAGATCCAACGGCCAGATTGCTTCCAAATTGTGATCCAACggccaaaattaattttaaacggTAACTTAAGCTTTcaacggctattttggcccaaatttcacctataaatagccaattttgcatcaatttaatccatttttgctttgattcttcatttgctctcctattactccaattttttccaagattgctcaattattcaatcattttaaggtatgtttgtttgaaattataattaattttgtttgcaataattaattcatgtatttttaattaattagtatgtttacattcaattgtaattattttgtatatttttattgaattaatttaggttatgatatatttattttagatgattatttgtgatttaaatTCGTATTTAGAATTAcattaaactaattaacttagctaaattgtttaattaatttaattaacatggttaattatggaatattaaatatgctcaatattttatattatcgcgatttattttcatattcaattattattaatttcaatatttagtaaatttgtcataaaattacatttagattttaaaaattaacttagctaaattatttaattagttaaattaacatgaactactatatatggaatattaaatatgctcaatattttatattatcgtgatttattttcatattcaattattattaatttcaatatttagtaaatttgtcataaaattacatttagattttaaaaattaacttagctaaattatttaattagttaaattaacatgaactactatatatggaatattaaatatgctcaatattttatattatcgtgatttattttcatattcaattatgattaatttcaatattttgtaaatttgtcataaaattacatttagattttaaaaattaacttaggtaatttatttaattagttaaattaacatgaactactatatatggaatattaaatatgatcaatttttttatattatcgcgatttattttcatattcaattatgattaatttcaatatttagtaaatttgtcataaaattacatttagattttaaaaattaacttaggtaatttatttaattagttaaattaacatgaactactatatatggaatattaaatatgctcaatattttatattatcgtgatttattttcatattcaattatgattaatttcaatatttagtaaatttgtcataaaattacatttagattttaaaaattaacttaggtaatttatttaattagttaaattaacatgaactactatatatggaatattaaatatgatcaattgttttatattatcgcgatttattttcatattcaattatgattaatttcaatattttgtaaatttgtcataaaattacatttagattttgaaaattaacttaggtaatttatttaattagttaaattaacatgaactactataaatttaagtgtattttttcttgcaatagatttagcatGGCTAGTGAAGGTGGTTCTGCCGTGCCAGGGCGAGATCCGACTTGGAAGTATTGTTCACCAATTGAGGGTAATCGAAATgcaacaatttgtaatttttgtgggTTGGTAATGAAAAGTGGAGGCATCACACGATTCAAGTCTCATTTAATGCATAAGGACCcgcataacaacaccaaaaagtgtccAAGAGTGCCGcccgaagtgaaagaagagatacgatTGTTGGTGCatgacaaacaaaaaacaaaagcaaaaaaaaatgctaatatTGAAGAAATTCGTAGTCAATTACGTGGCACAATGGGGACGCATCATACACATTTGGTAaacgaagatgatgatgatgaagatgctgAGGAAgaagatgtgtatatgtatccgaCAGATATGCACCCAGATGAGCGAGATGCATATCGATCTGCAGTTCGTGCCTCGAAAGCATCTAATTGGGAACGTGAACAACATGAGAATATTGTAGGAAGCAAACGCAAATCGGGAGAGTCTTCTACTGGTATACCGTCGACGATGCGAAAATCACAGAGTATGCGACATTCGCATCATTCACCCCCTATTGCCCCTTCGCTTTACAAGTCTTCtgcagcaaaacaaaaaaatatcaaagatatattcaagggtggtgcaattaaagaaacgatgggacgcttaatcagcaaattcttcatttatgagagtgTCGCACCCGCAAAAGCAAAGTCtcatcacttcaagaatatgattattggtgcacaacaagcaggtaattactaatttatcaaatgttatattgtgttatacttttagtaagtatagtattttgtgacatgttttacatatgaagtgtaggaatgggaatcgaacctccatctccatatgaaataaaaaacaaatacttggaaatggagtacaaagaaatggaagcttatgtgaaccaacaaagggaaaaatggaagacatatgggtgcacaataatgtcagatggatggacagggcccacgaaattaagtattattaatttcatggtttattctaAAGGGACCACGGTGTTCCTTAAGTCAATCGATGCATCGAACTATATCAAAGACCACAAGTATATATATGAGCTTTTGAAGACTATTATCAAAGAAGTCGGTAAGGAAAATGTAGTCCAAATTGTCACAGATAATGGGTCGGCATTCATGAAAGCAGGgaaacaattgatgaagaagtatAACTTATATTGGACTCCGTGTGCGGCACACTGCATCGacttaatctttgaagacatCGGTAAAAGACCCAATGTTATCGAGGTGATAAACAATGCTCGCAAGAtaactaacttcatttacaatcatggttggttactagcacaaatgagaaagtattgtggtggagacattgttcgaccaggagctacaaggtttgctaccaattatattgctcttgacagtcttctaaaaaaaagggctgatttgaaaaaattgtttatgagtgatgaatggGCACAACACAAACTCAGTCGAACAAAACTTGGACGAGAATTGGAGCAATTATTGTTTGACCATACGTATTGGGATAGATtgacaaatatagtttcattatatgagccattatacgtggtgcttcgacttgtggattctgaagttgttcccacaatgccatttgtgtacgAGCTTATGCACGTGATGAAAGAGAACCTTATTCGTCAAGGAGCTGGAGATTGgatgtt contains the following coding sequences:
- the LOC100249009 gene encoding uncharacterized protein LOC100249009 — translated: MEVEQEEMKSLGAFGIYRKAFQIILPWRKIFTQIILAYILPLFFISLVNTHLSNSLLPKIVDQDKKDLAETQVPTSNHTNIFDLLSFPSASYWLLQQVTYTIYSFLFSLLSTSAIVYTMACIYSGRKVTFRMVTSVVPNVLKRLMLTSFTIFLVVCTYHVVAFLVFALAAVLIAFGPNTNVGMSILLVVVVLYLMGLLYMSVVWQLASTISVLEDSYGFQAMKRSNQLIKGKVGVSTLIFLNLGLLHYVLQKALERVVVNGESLGMVNRVAYANVCLSLFLLLGLFERVIQTIIYFVCKSYHHERVDKLALSDHLQVYTQEEYSLPLKGDNLGELKQLCLVILLCIHVVDLAMAKYIDQQEF